One genomic segment of Candidatus Bipolaricaulota bacterium includes these proteins:
- the secD gene encoding protein translocase subunit SecD, with product MSKIKSRTKIRIFVGVIIILAMFLAIVDFPALANNSIGQFHTKDFHLGLDLQGGTHLVYEADVSGVEAGEEGAAMEGLRDVIERRVNDLGVSEPLVQVNRSGEKWRVIVELAGIKDVKEAIGRIGDTPLLEFKEQNTEKSRDLTAEEKQQMDAYNKDAKARADEVLQKALAGEDFNELVKNYSEDEDTKNNNGEIGYVSENSFYAEFHPLVKDLSVGETAPSTVENPDGINIVKVLDKRDGPKEVDAAHVLICYKDALYCEQDISKDEAKAKIEEIKAQAAPENFSQLAKDNSDDLGSKENGGDLGWFSEEMMVEPFAKAAFNLADGQISDIVETDYGYHLIYKKSERVEPEFKIARILIKTQSESDYVPPIEEWANTGLSGKQLKRSSVQFDPNTNAPQVGLEFNDEGKTLFAEITKRNVGNPVAIYLDNSPISVPRVNEAISDGRAVISGNFSIQEAKLLSQRLNAGALPVPVQLVSQQTVGATLGGESLNKSLFAGMIGLIAVALFMILFYRLPGLLAVIALLVYGVLVLFLFKYIPVTLTLSGIAGFLLSIGMAVDANVLIFERMKEEVRDGKPLDLSIREGFKRAWSSIRDGNLSTLITCFILAWFGTSMIRGFAITLSVGILVSMFSAIVITRQFLKVFITPKNQNKSKVLWLFGVKKRS from the coding sequence ATGTCCAAGATAAAAAGCAGAACAAAAATACGAATTTTCGTCGGTGTTATAATCATTCTCGCCATGTTTTTGGCGATTGTGGATTTTCCGGCTTTGGCGAACAATTCGATCGGACAATTTCATACCAAGGATTTTCATTTGGGTCTTGATTTGCAAGGCGGCACTCATTTGGTTTATGAGGCCGATGTTTCTGGTGTCGAAGCGGGCGAAGAAGGCGCCGCGATGGAAGGACTCAGAGACGTTATTGAAAGACGAGTCAATGATCTGGGCGTGTCCGAACCTTTGGTGCAAGTCAATCGTTCCGGAGAAAAATGGCGAGTGATCGTGGAATTGGCCGGCATAAAAGACGTTAAAGAGGCGATTGGCAGAATAGGCGACACGCCGCTTTTGGAATTCAAAGAACAAAACACGGAAAAGTCCAGAGATCTGACCGCGGAAGAAAAACAACAAATGGACGCCTACAATAAGGACGCGAAAGCCAGGGCGGACGAAGTTTTGCAAAAAGCTTTGGCCGGAGAAGACTTCAATGAATTGGTGAAAAATTATTCCGAAGATGAGGATACCAAAAATAATAACGGCGAAATCGGCTATGTTTCGGAGAACAGTTTTTACGCCGAATTTCATCCATTGGTCAAGGATTTGTCCGTCGGTGAGACGGCGCCATCCACAGTGGAAAATCCCGATGGCATAAATATCGTGAAAGTTTTGGACAAAAGAGACGGACCTAAGGAAGTGGACGCCGCTCATGTTTTGATTTGCTACAAAGACGCGCTTTATTGCGAGCAAGATATTTCAAAAGACGAGGCCAAAGCCAAAATTGAGGAAATAAAAGCGCAGGCCGCGCCGGAGAATTTTTCCCAGCTGGCCAAAGACAATTCCGATGATCTAGGTTCAAAAGAAAACGGCGGAGATCTCGGTTGGTTCAGCGAAGAAATGATGGTCGAGCCTTTTGCCAAAGCGGCTTTTAATCTGGCCGACGGTCAAATTTCCGATATTGTGGAAACCGACTATGGTTATCATCTTATTTATAAAAAAAGCGAACGCGTGGAGCCGGAATTCAAAATAGCCAGGATTTTAATAAAAACTCAAAGCGAATCGGATTATGTGCCGCCGATTGAGGAATGGGCGAATACCGGTTTGTCAGGCAAGCAGTTGAAGCGATCCAGCGTGCAGTTTGATCCCAATACCAACGCTCCGCAGGTGGGTCTGGAATTCAATGATGAAGGGAAGACTTTATTCGCAGAGATCACCAAACGCAACGTGGGCAACCCCGTGGCCATTTATTTGGATAATTCTCCAATCAGCGTGCCGCGAGTCAACGAAGCGATTAGCGACGGGCGAGCGGTGATTTCCGGCAATTTTTCCATCCAGGAAGCCAAACTTTTGTCCCAGCGGCTCAATGCCGGCGCTCTGCCGGTTCCCGTGCAATTGGTCAGCCAACAGACCGTGGGCGCGACGCTGGGCGGAGAATCATTGAATAAAAGTTTGTTTGCCGGCATGATCGGCCTTATCGCCGTGGCGTTGTTCATGATTCTTTTCTATAGACTGCCCGGACTTTTGGCGGTTATCGCGTTGCTTGTTTATGGAGTGCTGGTATTGTTTTTATTCAAATACATTCCGGTTACCTTGACCTTGTCGGGCATTGCCGGTTTCTTGCTGTCGATCGGCATGGCCGTGGACGCCAACGTGCTCATTTTTGAGCGCATGAAAGAAGAAGTCAGAGACGGCAAACCGCTCGATTTATCCATTCGAGAAGGATTCAAACGCGCGTGGTCTTCCATTCGCGACGGCAATTTATCAACCTTGATCACTTGTTTTATTCTTGCTTGGTTCGGCACCAGCATGATCAGAGGCTTTGCCATTACGCTCAGTGTCGGTATTTTGGTCAGCATGTTTTCGGCCATTGTGATTACCAGACAGTTCTTGAAGGTGTTCATTACGCCGAAAAATCAAAATAAATCCAAAGTGCTGTGGCTGTTCGGAGTTAAAAAAAGGAGCTGA
- the secF gene encoding protein translocase subunit SecF translates to MKQQIIQKRKIYLSISSVLVLLSILSLIAWGLKPGIDFTGGSLLEARFNGIETPTGQDVRTKLAELNLEGDVIVQQSGDNGLLIRMKVDDEQNHQAVLDKLKESYNVGDSQNVEELRFESIGPSIGAELQKKAVLAVLLVLVAIVLYIAWAFRKVSWPIASWKYGVIAIIALFHDILITLGVFSVLGHFANIEVGLPFVAALLTILGYSVNDTIVVFDRVRENLAKFGKSDFEKLVNDSVNSTFVRSLNTSMTTLLVLLVIFIFGGMSIKYFALALMIGILSGTYSSIFIASPLLVVWQKLMTRRNQ, encoded by the coding sequence ATGAAACAACAGATAATTCAAAAACGAAAAATATACCTGTCGATATCAAGCGTTTTGGTGTTGCTCAGCATTTTGAGTTTGATCGCTTGGGGGCTCAAGCCGGGCATCGATTTTACGGGCGGCAGTTTGCTGGAAGCCAGATTCAATGGCATTGAAACACCAACGGGCCAAGACGTAAGAACCAAATTGGCTGAATTGAATCTCGAAGGAGATGTTATTGTTCAGCAATCGGGAGATAACGGTTTATTAATCAGAATGAAAGTCGATGATGAACAAAATCATCAGGCTGTTTTGGACAAATTGAAAGAATCTTATAATGTCGGCGACAGTCAAAACGTGGAAGAATTGAGATTCGAATCCATCGGACCGTCGATCGGAGCGGAATTGCAGAAAAAGGCGGTGCTGGCCGTACTGCTCGTTTTGGTCGCCATAGTATTGTATATAGCCTGGGCGTTTAGAAAAGTGTCTTGGCCGATCGCTTCCTGGAAATACGGCGTGATCGCCATCATCGCTTTGTTTCATGATATTTTAATCACTTTGGGCGTTTTTTCCGTGCTAGGACATTTCGCCAATATCGAAGTAGGCTTGCCTTTTGTCGCCGCGCTTTTGACCATTCTGGGTTATTCGGTCAATGACACCATTGTGGTTTTTGACCGCGTCAGGGAAAATCTGGCCAAATTCGGCAAAAGCGATTTTGAAAAGTTGGTCAATGACAGCGTTAACTCCACTTTTGTTCGATCATTGAATACCTCTATGACCACCTTGCTTGTTCTGTTGGTGATTTTCATTTTCGGCGGCATGTCAATCAAATATTTCGCTCTGGCTCTGATGATCGGCATTTTGTCCGGCACCTATTCATCGATTTTCATCGCCAGTCCGCTTTTGGTGGTTTGGCAGAAGTTGATGACCAGAAGAAATCAATAA
- a CDS encoding sigma factor-like helix-turn-helix DNA-binding protein — protein MVDYSVKNKQAVRQLLDNLFSELPGREKDVLIRRNQLLKELSKGETLKEIGDEYNITRERVRQIENEGIKKLLKASETKKELIQMIEEDLLNYVERNGGAVLEQSLLDNFVNQLDLEQYNENAVLFVYDKLIDTIVYRSENGDFHSHWHQADLNVDHISELLNNLISHFEENKKPFTSQELFDHLSNHELVVSNAAHYDKYLSKYADDGLNLSFILQSYLNLSKKVKNNILDQWGLAHWPEIKPKKLSEKIYLVFLSSNKPLHFNEVAEKINSAGFDRKNICSATVHNELIANEGYTLVGRGIYALKAWGYHTGTVADVIEKILQESGPMEKDAIYEAVLKQRLVNKSTIYLSLINKDKFVKGEGNKFLLK, from the coding sequence ATGGTGGATTATAGCGTAAAAAATAAACAAGCGGTCAGACAGTTGCTTGATAATCTGTTTTCAGAGCTTCCCGGCAGAGAGAAGGATGTTTTGATTCGCAGAAATCAGTTGCTCAAAGAGCTGTCAAAAGGCGAAACTTTGAAAGAAATCGGCGATGAATACAACATCACCAGAGAAAGAGTTCGTCAAATTGAAAATGAAGGCATCAAAAAACTTTTGAAAGCCAGCGAAACCAAGAAAGAATTGATCCAAATGATCGAGGAAGATCTGTTGAATTATGTTGAAAGAAACGGCGGAGCCGTCTTGGAGCAATCTTTGCTGGACAATTTCGTGAATCAATTGGATTTGGAACAATACAATGAAAACGCGGTTTTGTTTGTTTACGACAAATTGATCGATACGATCGTTTATCGATCCGAAAACGGCGATTTTCACAGTCATTGGCATCAAGCGGATCTGAACGTCGATCACATTAGTGAATTATTGAATAATTTGATTTCTCATTTCGAAGAGAATAAAAAGCCGTTCACTTCGCAGGAATTGTTTGACCACTTGAGCAATCATGAATTGGTCGTTTCCAATGCCGCGCATTATGATAAGTATTTGTCAAAATACGCGGACGACGGCTTGAATCTGTCTTTCATTTTGCAAAGCTATTTGAATCTCAGCAAAAAAGTGAAGAACAATATTTTGGATCAATGGGGACTTGCCCATTGGCCTGAAATCAAGCCGAAAAAATTGTCGGAAAAAATCTATCTCGTTTTTTTGAGCTCCAATAAACCCCTGCACTTCAATGAAGTCGCGGAAAAAATCAATTCGGCCGGCTTTGACAGAAAAAATATTTGTTCGGCCACCGTGCATAATGAATTGATCGCCAATGAAGGCTACACTTTGGTGGGCCGAGGCATCTACGCGCTCAAGGCTTGGGGGTATCACACGGGAACGGTCGCGGACGTTATCGAGAAGATTCTGCAAGAAAGCGGACCGATGGAAAAGGACGCGATTTACGAAGCTGTGCTCAAGCAAAGATTGGTTAATAAATCGACGATTTACCTTTCGCTGATAAATAAAGACAAGTTTGTGAAAGGCGAAGGCAATAAATTCTTGCTGAAATAA
- a CDS encoding gamma-glutamyl-gamma-aminobutyrate hydrolase family protein (Members of this family of hydrolases with an active site Cys residue belong to MEROPS family C26.): MKILLVQIRKDKMKEHEYDCFLAGLGLEKEELVSYDMFGKKTISPADVKGYDAVIIGGSGDYSAYNEEGLEFLGELKAFMNHCLTVNIPVLGVCFGMQLAAAAFAGEVIEDNEQKEAGVFKIFLTEQGSQNSIFEGLSDSFDAVIGHMDCVSRLPENAVLLAYSKKCPIQAFTFPNKNFYMFQFHSELSKEGMLERLRFYFNKGYAKQEEIDDISNNAPLVTEPMRILKNFKKIVEENAKKRPL; the protein is encoded by the coding sequence ATGAAAATACTTCTTGTTCAAATAAGAAAAGATAAAATGAAGGAGCATGAATATGATTGTTTTTTGGCCGGTTTGGGTTTGGAAAAAGAAGAACTTGTTTCTTATGACATGTTTGGAAAAAAGACAATATCGCCCGCGGACGTGAAAGGCTATGACGCCGTGATCATCGGAGGCAGCGGTGATTATTCCGCTTATAACGAGGAGGGACTTGAATTCTTGGGAGAATTGAAAGCCTTCATGAATCACTGTTTGACGGTGAATATTCCGGTTTTGGGTGTTTGTTTCGGCATGCAGCTGGCGGCCGCCGCCTTTGCCGGAGAAGTGATAGAAGATAACGAGCAAAAAGAGGCCGGAGTTTTTAAAATATTTTTGACGGAGCAAGGCAGTCAAAATTCCATTTTTGAAGGTCTGAGCGATTCTTTTGACGCCGTGATCGGACATATGGATTGCGTTAGTCGTTTACCGGAGAACGCGGTGTTATTGGCTTATTCTAAAAAGTGTCCGATTCAAGCTTTTACTTTCCCGAATAAAAATTTTTATATGTTTCAATTTCATTCCGAATTGTCAAAAGAAGGCATGTTGGAGCGATTGAGGTTTTATTTCAACAAGGGGTATGCGAAGCAGGAAGAAATAGACGATATTTCAAATAACGCGCCGCTTGTAACCGAACCGATGCGTATATTGAAAAATTTCAAGAAAATAGTCGAAGAAAATGCAAAAAAAAGGCCTTTATAA
- a CDS encoding type IV secretion system DNA-binding domain-containing protein, whose product MPKHNPDIAVFGETNFRNERRRFGIKQDDRRRHMYVVGKTGVGKSVMLENLINFDVTNGHGLAVVDPHGELAEKVIDFIPNNRINDVIYLNPADIDYPIAFNVLEKVEPKYRYLVASGLIGVFKKIWADSWGPRLEYLLRNALLALLDYPDSTLLGVNRMLVDNDYRKKVVAKIQDPVVKAFWLNEFTKYNQQFLVEAISPIQNKVGQFLSTSIIRNIVGQVKSTINIRKAMDENKIIILNLSKGRIGEDASSLLGAMFITKIQLAAMSRVDIPEEERNDFYLYVDEFQNFATESFANILSEARKYRLNLIIAHQYIEQLGEIVKPAVFGNVGTLVIFRVGAMDAEELVMEFTPTFTEEDLVNLPKYNVYLKLMIDGVSSDPFSATTLPPVAKSTGNIEQIIINSRERYAKSREEVEEKIARWSGVETEAMLLRAEKDLKEKQTEGESDEKPSDGGAIEKSIDFLRNYRKKIMPVEEAEIMEEKAEEKAEEKVEEKVVKKEVLSEKKAESDAKPAYEDIVKCDWCDQRTRINFKPDPSKPVLCKECLKDYRRMQAKGIEPPKKLNKNAPTTSPAPRKIDEPKAVVENKLSLSAVMKQKPASFNATRNSHSGAKVVRPEATAAIKPRPVVAEKKPKETELKAGEEVNL is encoded by the coding sequence ATGCCAAAACACAATCCGGACATCGCGGTTTTCGGTGAAACAAACTTTCGAAACGAAAGGCGTCGTTTTGGAATTAAGCAAGACGATCGGCGCCGGCACATGTATGTTGTCGGAAAAACCGGCGTGGGTAAATCCGTAATGTTGGAGAATTTGATCAATTTTGACGTTACCAACGGCCACGGTTTGGCGGTGGTGGATCCGCACGGCGAGCTGGCGGAAAAAGTGATTGATTTCATTCCCAACAACAGAATAAACGATGTCATATATTTGAATCCGGCTGACATTGATTACCCGATCGCTTTTAACGTTTTGGAAAAAGTGGAACCCAAATACAGATATTTGGTGGCTTCCGGTCTGATCGGCGTGTTTAAGAAAATTTGGGCGGACAGCTGGGGACCTCGTTTGGAATATTTGCTCAGAAACGCGCTCTTGGCCTTGCTTGATTATCCGGACAGCACTTTGCTCGGAGTCAATAGAATGCTGGTCGATAACGATTATCGAAAAAAAGTGGTGGCAAAAATTCAAGACCCGGTAGTCAAGGCTTTTTGGTTGAATGAATTCACCAAATACAATCAGCAGTTTTTGGTGGAAGCTATTTCGCCTATTCAAAATAAAGTCGGTCAATTTTTATCCACCTCGATTATCAGAAATATTGTCGGTCAGGTAAAATCCACCATCAATATCAGGAAGGCGATGGATGAAAATAAAATAATCATTCTCAACCTGTCCAAAGGACGAATCGGTGAAGACGCGTCAAGTTTGCTCGGCGCCATGTTCATCACCAAAATTCAATTGGCGGCCATGAGCCGCGTGGATATTCCCGAAGAAGAAAGAAACGATTTTTATTTGTACGTCGATGAGTTCCAGAATTTCGCCACCGAAAGTTTCGCCAACATTTTGTCCGAAGCCAGAAAATATCGTTTGAATTTAATCATCGCTCATCAATATATCGAACAGCTCGGAGAAATCGTCAAGCCCGCGGTTTTCGGCAACGTGGGCACGCTGGTGATCTTCAGAGTGGGCGCCATGGACGCCGAGGAATTGGTCATGGAATTTACTCCCACTTTTACGGAAGAAGATTTGGTGAATTTGCCGAAATACAACGTCTATTTGAAATTGATGATTGACGGTGTGTCTTCTGATCCGTTTTCGGCGACGACCTTGCCGCCGGTGGCCAAATCAACGGGTAACATTGAGCAGATTATCATAAATTCCAGGGAAAGATACGCCAAATCCCGCGAAGAAGTGGAAGAAAAAATAGCCCGTTGGAGTGGCGTGGAAACCGAAGCCATGCTACTTCGCGCTGAAAAAGATTTGAAAGAAAAGCAGACGGAAGGCGAGAGCGACGAAAAACCGTCTGATGGCGGCGCCATTGAAAAGAGCATTGATTTTTTAAGAAATTACCGCAAGAAAATAATGCCTGTGGAAGAAGCCGAGATTATGGAAGAAAAGGCGGAGGAAAAGGCGGAAGAAAAGGTTGAGGAAAAAGTCGTCAAAAAGGAAGTTTTGTCGGAAAAGAAAGCGGAAAGCGACGCCAAACCGGCTTATGAAGATATAGTCAAATGCGATTGGTGCGACCAGCGAACCAGAATCAATTTCAAACCGGATCCTTCAAAACCCGTTTTATGCAAAGAATGTTTGAAAGATTATCGTCGCATGCAAGCCAAAGGCATTGAGCCGCCGAAAAAATTGAACAAAAACGCGCCAACGACATCGCCCGCACCTCGAAAAATAGACGAGCCAAAGGCGGTCGTTGAAAACAAATTGAGTTTATCCGCGGTCATGAAGCAAAAGCCGGCGTCTTTTAACGCGACTCGAAATTCTCACAGCGGCGCCAAGGTCGTCAGGCCCGAGGCTACGGCCGCGATCAAACCAAGGCCGGTTGTCGCGGAAAAAAAGCCCAAAGAAACAGAGCTTAAAGCGGGGGAGGAGGTTAATTTATAA
- the secA gene encoding preprotein translocase subunit SecA: MSIFTKILGDPNKKVIDELMPIVDAVNSFGDALSVLTDDELKNKTSYFKALLASGKTLDDILPEAFATVKETAWRSLSLRHFNSQVIGGMVLHQGKIAEMKTGEGKTLAATLPVYLNALVGKGVHVITVNDYLAKRDTVWMGQVYDFLGLSVGCVQHDSAFLYDENFSGEKEADEQRDAKGAYKVQEKFLRPVSRKDAYAADIVYGTNNEFGFDYLRDNMVSDIKQKVQRELNYAIIDEVDSILIDEARTPLIISAPAEESADLYNKFAKLVPKLIENQDYNIDEKMRAATLTEEGIEKIEKMLGLGNVWTEGGIRMVHHLEEALKAMALFKNDRDYVIKDGEIVIIDEFTGRLMEGRRYSEGLHQAIEAKEGVEVRKESRTLATITFQNYFRMYEKLSGMTGTAETEAEEFGKIYKLDVLSIPTNKKMIRQDDPDRIFATEAGKFKAIVNEAKMLHEKGQPVLIGTISIEKNEILSGLLAAAGVPHQVLNAKNHEKEASIIAQAGKSGGVTVATNMAGRGVDIILGGVPFDKEEYEKVKNSGGLFVLGTERHESRRIDNQLRGRAGRQGDPGASQFYVSAEDDLMRVFGSERVKSILQTLKVPEDMPIENKFISRALEKAQVRVEGYHFDTRKHLVEYDDVMNKQRDFIYRKRNYILGESVESPEKVREIVIEMIDGEIEQLVSFHTAGEAQSAWDIKEIAETAKTMFPTTPDLFEQLSALEKTAGDRENDAMARTAIIEFLQKSAKKQYDALIERINEAGKDVEISMPVIEKEILVRSIDNLWVDHLDALDGLRTGIGLRGYGQRDPLIEYKKESRSMFEQLQNMIGQQVARSIFKVGLIKPETPGVMQSPNVSLSAPSKVAGSSNSTFSADKMNDPYKTARRQLSNPVKQKTRDASGNKVGRNDPCPCGSGKKFKKCCGG, from the coding sequence ATGTCAATTTTCACGAAAATTTTAGGAGACCCGAATAAAAAAGTCATTGATGAATTGATGCCGATTGTTGACGCTGTCAATTCTTTCGGGGACGCGTTGTCCGTCTTGACCGATGATGAGCTGAAGAATAAAACTTCGTATTTCAAGGCTCTTTTGGCAAGCGGCAAAACGCTTGATGACATTTTACCCGAAGCTTTCGCCACCGTAAAAGAGACCGCTTGGCGGTCTTTGTCGCTGAGGCATTTCAACTCTCAGGTTATCGGCGGCATGGTGCTTCATCAGGGCAAGATCGCGGAAATGAAAACCGGAGAAGGAAAAACATTGGCGGCCACCTTGCCCGTGTATCTGAACGCATTGGTCGGCAAAGGCGTGCATGTCATTACGGTTAATGATTATTTGGCGAAAAGGGACACCGTTTGGATGGGGCAGGTTTATGATTTTTTGGGTCTTTCGGTCGGCTGCGTCCAGCATGACAGCGCTTTTTTATATGATGAGAATTTTTCCGGAGAAAAAGAAGCGGATGAACAAAGAGACGCCAAAGGCGCTTATAAAGTGCAAGAAAAATTTCTAAGACCCGTTTCCAGAAAAGACGCCTACGCGGCCGATATCGTTTACGGCACGAATAATGAATTCGGTTTCGATTATTTGCGCGACAACATGGTTTCCGATATCAAACAAAAAGTTCAGCGAGAACTTAATTATGCCATTATCGACGAAGTCGACTCCATTTTGATCGACGAAGCCAGAACGCCGTTGATTATTTCCGCGCCGGCCGAAGAATCCGCTGATCTATATAATAAATTCGCCAAGCTGGTGCCGAAATTGATTGAAAATCAAGATTACAACATTGATGAAAAAATGAGAGCGGCGACCTTGACCGAAGAAGGCATTGAGAAAATAGAAAAAATGCTGGGTCTCGGCAATGTTTGGACCGAAGGCGGCATAAGAATGGTGCATCATCTGGAAGAAGCGCTGAAAGCCATGGCGTTATTCAAAAATGATCGTGATTATGTGATAAAAGACGGGGAGATCGTGATTATAGATGAATTCACGGGCAGATTGATGGAAGGCCGCCGTTATTCCGAAGGTTTGCATCAAGCGATTGAAGCCAAGGAAGGGGTGGAGGTCAGAAAAGAAAGCCGAACTTTAGCCACCATCACTTTTCAGAATTATTTTCGAATGTATGAAAAATTGAGCGGCATGACCGGCACGGCCGAAACCGAAGCCGAAGAATTCGGTAAAATTTACAAGCTGGATGTTTTATCCATTCCGACCAATAAAAAAATGATCAGGCAAGACGATCCGGACCGAATTTTCGCCACGGAAGCGGGTAAATTCAAAGCCATCGTCAACGAAGCGAAAATGCTTCATGAAAAAGGCCAACCGGTTTTGATTGGCACTATTTCGATTGAAAAAAATGAAATATTGAGCGGCTTGTTGGCGGCCGCGGGCGTGCCTCATCAGGTTTTGAACGCCAAAAATCATGAAAAAGAAGCCAGCATCATCGCGCAGGCCGGTAAAAGCGGCGGTGTCACCGTGGCCACCAACATGGCCGGCCGCGGCGTGGATATTATTTTGGGCGGCGTTCCGTTCGATAAAGAGGAATATGAAAAGGTAAAAAATTCCGGTGGTCTTTTCGTGCTGGGCACGGAAAGGCATGAATCAAGGCGCATAGACAATCAGCTTCGAGGCCGAGCGGGCAGACAGGGCGATCCCGGAGCTTCTCAGTTTTACGTTTCCGCGGAAGATGATTTGATGAGAGTTTTTGGTTCCGAGCGGGTCAAATCCATTTTGCAAACGCTTAAAGTTCCCGAAGACATGCCCATTGAGAATAAATTTATCAGCCGCGCCTTGGAAAAAGCGCAGGTCAGAGTCGAAGGTTATCATTTCGACACTCGAAAACATTTGGTTGAATACGACGACGTGATGAATAAACAGCGCGATTTTATTTATCGCAAAAGAAATTACATCCTAGGCGAGTCGGTCGAGTCTCCGGAAAAGGTGAGAGAAATCGTTATTGAAATGATCGATGGCGAGATCGAACAATTGGTTTCTTTTCATACGGCCGGCGAGGCGCAAAGCGCGTGGGACATCAAGGAAATAGCCGAGACCGCCAAAACCATGTTCCCGACGACTCCGGATCTTTTCGAACAGCTCTCCGCCTTGGAAAAAACGGCGGGCGATCGCGAAAATGACGCTATGGCTCGCACGGCTATTATTGAATTTTTGCAGAAGTCGGCTAAAAAGCAATATGACGCTTTGATTGAAAGAATAAATGAGGCGGGCAAAGATGTTGAGATCAGCATGCCTGTCATTGAAAAAGAAATATTGGTCAGGAGTATTGATAATTTATGGGTGGATCATTTGGACGCTTTGGACGGTCTAAGAACCGGCATCGGATTGCGCGGCTACGGGCAAAGGGATCCATTGATCGAATATAAAAAAGAAAGTCGATCGATGTTCGAACAACTTCAAAACATGATCGGCCAGCAGGTGGCGCGCAGTATTTTCAAAGTCGGTCTGATAAAACCGGAAACGCCCGGCGTGATGCAATCGCCAAACGTTTCTTTGAGCGCTCCGTCCAAGGTCGCCGGCTCTTCGAATTCGACATTTTCCGCGGACAAAATGAACGATCCGTACAAAACCGCTCGACGCCAGCTATCAAACCCGGTCAAGCAAAAGACGCGCGACGCATCTGGCAACAAAGTCGGCCGAAACGATCCGTGCCCTTGCGGCAGCGGCAAAAAATTTAAGAAATGTTGCGGAGGATAA